The Octopus sinensis unplaced genomic scaffold, ASM634580v1 Contig16770, whole genome shotgun sequence genome window below encodes:
- the LOC115230919 gene encoding exostosin-1-like, with product MQAKKRYFIVTTFGIALILIFGFLKDHHGDISLLQGRESAKIRSFMDEDDDKFDEDLHISAKQRRTHKSSLFNRPQIKGKYQQHNNAFFNKDCRMGTCFNFSRCKVHGFRVYIYPELERVSSTYSKILTVIRESRYYTPDPAKACIFVLSMDTLDRDVLSRDYVKDVQGKLNKLDLWNNGQNHIIFNLYSGTWPDYAEDLGFDIGQAMLAKASISRSNFRTGFDVSIPLFAKDHPLKGGEPGYLHVASNSIPSTRQYILSFKGKRYVIGIGSETRNSLYHIHNGRDIVLFTTCKHGKDWQNWKDARCEKDNAEFDR from the coding sequence ATGCAGGCCAAAAAGCGCTACTTTATAGTGACTACATTTGGAATTGCACTTATTCTCATATTTGGATTTCTCAAGGATCATCATGGCGATATCTCCCTGTTACAAGGGAGAGAAAGTGCTAAGATCCGCTCTTTCATGGACGAGGACGATGATAAATTCGACGAAGATTTGCACATATCGGCCAAACAGCGACGGACACACAAGTCCTCGTTGTTCAACAGACCACAGATTAAGGGTAAATACCAACAACATAACAACGCCTTCTTTAATAAAGACTGTCGGATGGGAACATGTTTTAATTTTAGTCGCTGCAAAGTGCATGGATTTCGCGTATACATATACCCCGAACTTGAAAGGGTGTCGAGCACTTACAGCAAAATTCTTACTGTCATACGAGAATCTAGGTACTATACGCCGGACCCGGCTAAAGCATGCATATTTGTGCTATCTATGGACACTTTGGACCGTGATGTTCTAAGCCGGGATTATGTTAAGGACGTACAAGGGAAACTAAACAAACTGGATCTTTGGAATAATGGACAGAATCACATCATAtttaacctttattcagggacttGGCCTGACTATGCCGAGGACTTAGGGTTTGATATTGGACAGGCGATGTTGGCCAAAGCTAGTATATCGAGGTCCAATTTTCGAACGGGTTTCGATGTGTCTATTCCGTTATTTGCTAAGGATCACCCCTTGAAAGGTGGAGAGCCTGGATATCTCCATGTTGCGTCCAACAGTATCCCGTCGACACGacagtatattttatcttttaaaggGAAACGTTATGTCATTGGTATCGGATCTGAGACTCGGAATTCCTTATATCATATTCATAATGGTAGGGACATCGTACTGTTTACCACATGTAAACACGGAAAAGACTGGCAGAACTGGAAAGATGCACGTTGCGAAAAGGATAATGCAGAGTTTGACAGGTAA